The genomic interval GCAGTATGTCCATGCATTGCCTTTACATGGGGAAAAGGATTTTCGCATATTGAAGCCCAACACATGACCATCATAACTGAAACTATATTTTCATTTTGGAAAGTATAGTACGATGCAATACAGAATTATTGCAATGTACTATACTAACAGTCTTTAACTTTACAGACCGTAGGACCATAGTTAATTTGTTACATGGCCTGTAAGCAGATCAGCTACAAAACCAAGCATGATCACTATGCAGCTGCTTTGCTTGGTTTTaagtgaagagactgcagcattcacTCGAACACtgcggtctcttcaaacagctgatcggaggGGGGACCTGTTGTCAGACCCTTGCTAATCTTCAGTTGATCACCTATTCCAAATATATGTAAGTCTgcaaacctctttaggctaaagccccacatggtgtcccgcagcaaaaaagcactgcggaaaaactgcggcggcaatgcatcgcaCTTCTTCCCAAAGTGCTTTAgacaaagttcacagaggtttcctctgcggactgttTCAGTTAACggttggcatttccgtaggtcgcagcatgcatgtcaattatacctacagaaacgccggttgtttccctacaggtataattgaagcagaaagtccgcaggggaaatcactgtggactttctgtgaacagTGGTGCGGGGAAAAATCGTGCTGcgttgccactgcagtttttcccacagaacttttttgctgcaggatgctacgtggggcctttgcctCAAGCAGTCTATATAATCAGTGCCATGTGAACGCATTCCATTACTTCCATTTTTCATGCCATCATCTAGTCCTATCATGGACTCTGTCAGATGACTGATATCTTTTCAGGGGATCCGTCCTAGTGACAGACAGTGTGTGGAGTGTGGATGTCTTCCTGAATGTCTGATCGGTGTCATCGTGAAAATTTAATGCTTTGTGGTTTCTAATTTTGCAGGCTTGTGGCTGGGGTCCAATTTCAGCAACAGCTTGTCTCCATCCTCAAAAGAAACAAAAGAAGCTGAAACCTGGGGACACCGCAGACTGTATATTATGCCTAGACCTGTGTTTCATACACGAGAGCAAAGATACAGCTACAGAAACAAAATCCAGTACAGTCACCAACCATAAGGACAAGTCAGCTACTGAGACTAGTCTTGCAGATCACAACCTACTCCCAGCAGAGAAAGACTTTGAGTCTTGCTTTCCAGGTCACTGCCCTTCTACTGCCATGGTTTCCAAAACAGAAACCTGTAGAGACAAAGTATCTTCTGTAGAGGTATCTGTTGTAGAACAAAGACACAACGAAAAGAGTCTACAAAGAAGTTCTTCACCATTCACCGGCAGAGCCATTCCTATTTGTACCAATTGTTATCATACAAAGAAGTCTCTAATGTTTAATGTACCTATGCTACTGCCACCATTGAAAGCGTCACCTGGACACAGCCATGCAGAGCAGATGGCACGAAGGAAAGAGATTCTGCTCCAGCAGCTGGACAAGCTTCCCTCAAGGGGATTTATAGGTAGTGCCCTGCCTGGAAAAGTCCTCCAGAACATTGACCTAAGAGTAGAGAGGAAACTTCTGGAAGCCATCACTGATTTTCCTCAAGAGCTAAAAGTACTGGAACCCCTGTCCTTTGGTCCACTGACCTCATGCGTTCCAAAAACACCATTAAAGGACCCTGACCGTCTGCAATGGCAGAACCTAATAACCCAGAGGTCTATTGCAGTGAATGCCaacactgtaaaacacagcaccaATTCTGCCCCTGTCGGCATCCTCCATACTAGGACAATGCAGAACAAACGCAATATCCGCCAGGAAGTGAGACCCCTCAATGATACCAAAATAAGAAGGGCAAAATCCAGCAGCGGCCGAGTACCTGATGCAGTATTATTACCGTCCCTTACTGTTACAAGAGTGGAAATACCTGTGAAACTAAAACTGTGCTAAAACTATTGGTAAAGAATAACTGGTGAAGTGGTAATGTGTAATATAACTCAGTACATGTGTTATCAGCTGCCTCTACTGATGCTACAGTACATGTTACCCCAGTGCCAATAAACCTTACGGAGAAAATTCTGAAGCAGATTCAATATTTTACTCCTAAAAATGTAACATTTCTTAGGGGAAAGATTCCATACAGATACCATGTGCAGAATTGGGGCTTATACACACAGTGCAGATTTGAGAAGTACTTCCCATCACTTAACACTTTGAGGATGTCATGTTTGTGACTAAAGTTGTaacgttttaatttttttttttttttgacacacaatagttttttttttttgcttgacaatTCATACTTTTCAATGGAATAATTTTGAGAAATATCTTTTGAGTACATTGATTAATTTTGTACTGTACACTGTGCCTTATAAATAACGTTACTTTTATTCTGCATTTCAGTACAGCAATATCTAGGTTgtatagtattttatttttttatgttgtacTAGTCCTGCACAATGAAAACTTTTTTTAAGCTTTAGTAGTGCTGTATTCTGGGAGTCATAtcggttttatttttattgcagacaGAGTTGTCTGAGGACTTTGGaacaatttttttcatatttttttggtggcaaaattttatattatatatatactgcatatagcaTTCACAATGTAATCTGTCATTTTGATGGGTTGTAATGGCTGCATCAGTTCTAAATATGGCTAATTTTAATTTTccccttcatttttttttctgtagcaaaCCAATAATAAGGGAAATTTGTAGCAGTtttccagaaaaaaataaaatgcattagttttaaatattttatttatctcTCCACATTCAAGTCCAATTGCCAGTATAATATATTGCACCTATTAGATTAGGAGTTTTTACTTGACATCCTGCAATCGTGTCTCTGGGGTGATGATGGTTGATTATAGTAATTTACAAGCCCATTAGATGTTGCAGTTACCAATGACCGCAGCATTTAAAGGGTTTATGCCATAAAAGtatccgtatatactagagtataagctgaatttttcagcacagtttttgtgctcaaaaagcccccctcggcttatactcgagtcagcaaaaaaaaaaaattttttttctttttttttagggggaggggagggggtctatcaccagccacaatatcaatgtatagaatcttccataaaatagtgcaggagaaaaaaaaaaagattcagaaaacataaacaaaagttgtaaatccctcctttccctagaatacatacaaaagtagaaaattactatgaaacacataaacattaggtatccctgtgtctgaaagtgcccggtctactgaatatagggtatctgcagtgctcctgttccatcgggaaggagttaataggagcacttcaGATACCCTAtaatcagccaggctgaattccaaatgggggaagaaaaaacagtcctcaagctcagggaaggggcagacagacaaccaaaacaaccagcaactactgcacccaaaaactcctaccattttaatttttgaaattttccagtagctgctgcatcaaaGTCGAGATTCTTtattccaaaacaaaggtagagtttattttcactcaaaaaggtagtgcagcaacaaaaggaaacaatacaaaaataaatacctgcccggctaggctctaactaaacatagaataggttacgtcacctaggataacagaaatccaaaaagcaagtagaatcattcaggacacagctccaaaaatatgatctctctgttggccctccagccaaactctgcccagagtctgctgctggagctggcttcttaagctcccttgatgagcagactctgcagctgagtcgctgccggaacatccccaaagtgtggactggagaggggtggaatgacaggtcccactaccaacctacctgccattcctaaaaatccagcccaatactgagcatttcccaaaatgctcagcagacgaaagttgtctgctgagaacaaacattcctggagttctctcatctcacccaccttagtagtctgggtgagatatacaccccctccattacctgaccagccattggcttacaacagCTTTAATAAACCTgctccattgattttaatgtcctATTTATGTCAATTTTCACAAATAGAAGTCACAAAGTATTGTGAAAACTGATGACCGTATGTATACAAAATGGTTTGATAAAAACATATGCTACCTGTTTTTCACGTCGTCTTCACCATTCACGTGCATGAGGCCCAATACCTTGATCCTGAAAGAAAGTACCAACATAGACGACTACCTAGCCAGTTCTAGACTAACAAAAATGGGCCAGATCTATGAAAACTGTCTAAAGTCAGGGACACACAGGCATTGCAAAGTGCAGTGGCTTAGCTGTCAAGAACGCACCAGGAGTGAACCGGCCAATGGGCTACCACCGGCAGTAGAGAGATAGTGGATAAACATTTTACATTCTATTTGTATGCTTTGGTTAAACCAGCCAAAAGTGTGGTGTGTTCTGGGCCTCACCCATGGGGTTAAacgcttagggtgcattcacacggaggaaaatggtgaggaatttggtgttgaattttccacatggaaaaaa from Leptodactylus fuscus isolate aLepFus1 chromosome 7, aLepFus1.hap2, whole genome shotgun sequence carries:
- the C7H16orf46 gene encoding uncharacterized protein C16orf46 homolog, coding for MAIQDGSNLEILQELEEFPQKVCSPHEERWEKDLTDTLLEISEKILEDDQKSTEWLIGTGWEEAACGWGPISATACLHPQKKQKKLKPGDTADCILCLDLCFIHESKDTATETKSSTVTNHKDKSATETSLADHNLLPAEKDFESCFPGHCPSTAMVSKTETCRDKVSSVEVSVVEQRHNEKSLQRSSSPFTGRAIPICTNCYHTKKSLMFNVPMLLPPLKASPGHSHAEQMARRKEILLQQLDKLPSRGFIGSALPGKVLQNIDLRVERKLLEAITDFPQELKVLEPLSFGPLTSCVPKTPLKDPDRLQWQNLITQRSIAVNANTVKHSTNSAPVGILHTRTMQNKRNIRQEVRPLNDTKIRRAKSSSGRVPDAVLLPSLTVTRVEIPVKLKLC